One Penicillium oxalicum strain HP7-1 chromosome III, whole genome shotgun sequence genomic region harbors:
- a CDS encoding putative purine nucleoside phosphorylase, whose protein sequence is MSNADISSFDRANEAVTFLRSTLPEGLQAPKVAIVCGSGLGGLAATVQKEGRAEYDYASIPHFPRPTGEMGIVAGHAGKLVFGLLGQRIPAVLMVGRAHFYEGHEMDKVTFPIRVFKQLGVDTVVLTNAAGGLNSEYNVGDIVLLNDHIFMAGLAGVHPLRGPNDEQFGVRFPPLSDAYDLELRRQVHQAWKDIIPAESTRKLHEGVYAFVSGPTYETRAESRMLRMLGADVVGMSTVPEIVVARHCGLRVLAFSLVTNNAVLAPVTRGDEQLLEGKDANQLNALIEEGKAGHEEVLEAGRNAALDMQKLVLQSLVKVFGTA, encoded by the exons ATGAGCAACGCAGACATATCTTCCTTCGACCGGGCCAATGAGGCCGTGACCTTCCTCCGAAGTACTCTCCCAGAGGGACTGCAGGCGCCCAAAGTGGCGATTGTATGCGGTTCGGGACTGGGAGGACTGGCTGCTACCGTCCAGAAGGAAGGGCGGGCGGAATATGACTATGCGTCCATCCCGCATTTCCCTCGTCCGACGG GAGAAATGGGGATAGTTGCCGGACATGCTGGAAAGCTGGTCTTTGGCTTGCTGGGCCAAAGGATTCCCGCAGTGTTGATGGTTGGTCGTGCGCA CTTCTACGAGGGCCATGAGATGGATAAAGTCACCTTTCCCATTCGAGTGTTCAAGCAGTTGGGGGTTGACACAGTTGTGT TGACCAACGCGGCCGGTGGCTTGAATTCGGAGTACAACGTGGGCGATATTGTCCTGCTCAACGAT CACATTTTCATGGCCGGTCTGGCGGGTGTGCATCCGCTGCGTGGACCCAACGATGAACAATTTGGCGTTCGATTCCCTCCCCTTTCCGATGCATATGACCTGGAACTTCGTCGTCAGGTTCATCAAGCATGGAAGGACATCATTCCGGCCGAGAGTACGAGAAAGCTGCACGAAGGTGTCTATGCCTTCGTCAGCGGACCAAC GTACGAGACCAGAGCCGAAAGCCGCATGCTGCGTATGCTCGGCGCCGACGTGGTCGGTATGTCTACCGTTCCTGAGATCGTCGTGGCACGTCACTGTGGGCTGCGAGTCTTGGCATTCAGCCTGGTCACCAACAACGCGGTCCTGGCACCCGTGACTCGTGGCGATGAGCAGTTGCTCGAGGGCAAGGATGCCAATCAGCTCAACGCGCTCATCGAAGAGGGCAAGGCTGGCCACGAGGAAGTGTTGGAGGCGGGACGCAACGCGGCATTGGACATGCAG AAACTGGTTTTGCAAAGCCTGGTGAAGGTCTTCGGAACAGCGTAG
- a CDS encoding Transcriptional activator hap5, with product MDQTSQNAQQQARQQQQQQPVYDVRNGGHYGASAALSAQGYAPVAELYTGTWANVNQGLQGTARDILTTYWQHVINHLETDNHDYKIHQLPLARIKKVMKADPEVKMISAEAPILFAKGCDIFITELTMRAWIHAEDNKRRTLQRSDIAAALSKSDMFDFLIDIVPREEATSHAKRSSQAGAGGAGPAPGPGQMPPTQHSVPQHMGPADYGSLGQHGMSQEQEYRQQQAMYPGTVQQDPTGAYGQPQPQMFEGMYGYPHMPPQQVRTHHTALHTQFATPNANQAK from the exons ATGGATCAGACATCGCAGAATGCCCAGCAGCAAGCTagacagcagcagcaacaacagccgGTGTATGATGTGAGGAATGGTGGACACTACG GCGCCAGTGCTGCG CTCTCCGCACAAGGATATGCGCCCGTCGCTGAGCTCTACACTGGCACGTGGGCGAAC GTGAACCAAGGCCTGCAGGGCACAGCCCGTGACATCCTCACCACCTACTGGCAGCACGTCATCAATCACCTGGAGACCGACAATCACGATTACAAGATCCACCAGCTTCCCCTCGCGCGAATCAAGAAGGTTATGAAGGCCGATCCCGAGGTCAAGATGATTTCTGCCGAAGCGCCCATTCTGTTCGCCAAAGGCTGTGATATTTTCATTACCGAGTTGACGATGCGTGCATGGATCCATGCCGAGGACAACAAGCGACGCACTCTCCAGCGTTCTGACATTGCCGCAGCCCTCTCCAAGTCAGACATGTTCGATTTCTTGATCGACATTGTTCCCCGTGAAGAGGCCACTTCCCACGCAAAGCGATCGAGCCAGGCTGGCGCCGGTGGTGCTGGTCCCGCCCCTGGTCCTGGCCAAATGCCGCCTACCCAGCACAGCGTCCCGCAGCACATGGGCCCGGCGGACTATGGTTCCCTTGGTCAGCATGGCATGTCCCAGGAGCAGGAGTATCGTCAACAACAGGCAATGTACCCTGGCACTGTTCAGCAGGATCCCACGGGCGCGTATGGCCAGCCGCAGCCTCAAATGTTTGAGGGGATGTATGGCTACCCTCACATGCCACCTCAGCAGGTTCGTACCCACCATACTGCCCTTCATACCCAATTCGCAACGCCAAATGCTAACCAAGCCAAGTGA